A DNA window from Daucus carota subsp. sativus chromosome 3, DH1 v3.0, whole genome shotgun sequence contains the following coding sequences:
- the LOC108211007 gene encoding glyoxylase I 4: MANQLQLKSLNHISLVCRSLTESLDFYKNILGFIPIRRPGSFEFEGAWLFNYNIGIHLLQSEDPESLRTTRQINPKDNHISFQCESMAAVEKKLKEMEIEYVKARVEEGGIEVDQIFFHDPDGFMIEICNCDNLPVVFVAGEAIRMCSALGCSVQPKLAVV; the protein is encoded by the exons ATGGCAAATCAATTACAACTCAAGTCTCTGAACCATATCTCTTTAGTTTGTAGATCATTGACAGAATCGCTTGATTTCTACAAGAACATTTTAGGCTTCATTCCTATCAGAAGGCCAGGATCATTTGAGTTTGAGGGTGCTTG GTTATTCAATTACAATATTGGTATTCATCTTTTGCAATCTGAAGACCCTGAAAGCTTGCGCACTACTAGGCAGATCAATCCCAAGGATAATCACATTTCTTTTCAA TGTGAAAGCATGGCAGCGGTAGaaaagaagctgaaagagatgGAGATAGAGTATGTGAAGGCTAGAGTAGAAGAAGGCGGAATTGAGGTAGATCAAATATTCTTCCACGATCCAGATGGCTTCATGATTGAAATTTGCAACTGCGACAACTTACCTGTGGTTTTTGTTGCTGGAGAAGCCATCCGAATGTGCTCTGCCCTCGGTTGCAGTGTGCAGCCGAAGCTTGCAGTT